Genomic DNA from Alkalihalobacterium alkalinitrilicum:
GCCCTGGAAATATTTTCTTCAGCAACGAAATCCCTCCTTTCTAATGAAGGTGAAAGGCTGGTCCTTGGTTGCTGAGTAGTTTTTAATATGGAACAGCCTCTTCTTATTGGAATAGTATCTATGCTTTTTTGATCCAAAATTTAAATACGTTTCCATCTTCTTCGTGATGAACTAATTCGTTTCCAGATGCTTTACACCACGCAGCAATGTCCGCTTTTGATCCTTTATCTGTTGCGTGCACTTCAAGTACTTGACCTAAGTCGAGTTGATCCATTTCCTTTTTTGTACGAACGATTGGCATTGGGCAAGCTAATCCTTTTGCATCTAATACTTTG
This window encodes:
- a CDS encoding sulfurtransferase TusA family protein, which codes for MDSNKVLDAKGLACPMPIVRTKKEMDQLDLGQVLEVHATDKGSKADIAAWCKASGNELVHHEEDGNVFKFWIKKA